Proteins found in one Acanthopagrus latus isolate v.2019 chromosome 3, fAcaLat1.1, whole genome shotgun sequence genomic segment:
- the LOC119016555 gene encoding inactive sodium-dependent neutral amino acid transporter B(0)AT3-like: MGKTEDSGVQERPKWDNKVQYLLTCIGFAVGIGNVWRFPYLCQIYGGGAFLIPYLIALVFQGIPLLYLELAIGQRLRLGSIGVWNSISPFLGGVGIASMIVSFLVCIFYNTIMAWVLWYFFHSFQNPLPWSQCPINESRTGYDEECQKSTPVNYFWYRETLNITPDIEISGSLQWWMVVCLASAWCVVFICFIKGIESMGKAVYVTATFPYLVLTIFLIRALTLPGATDGLLYLFTPDWNILMDPRVWLDAATQIFFSLSLAFGGLIAFSSYNPERNNCETDAVVVGVVNSATSLYASISVFSILGFKATTAFNSCRTENILALTNHFHISDQNITLVNYDKWVEYLDTTYPDEVASLQLRVCELQRFLDQSASGTGLAFIVFTEAVLEMPGSQVWAILFFVMLFSLGLSSMFGNLEGVLTPIKDLKLLPKWIPLEAVTGVTCLLSFLISLIFTLGSGNYWVEVFNSYVGSVPLLIIAFFEIIGVIYVHGMKNFSEDIYFMTGSKPNIYWKACWMVISPLMLLVVFVAYMIVQAEKHPTYPAWDPSYELFPETDVRPYPDWVFAIIILLSTVPVIPIPLVALYRLICRRRVSSARTEPNPYSNDGFEIETQEQYSRRDEKL; the protein is encoded by the exons ATGGGCAAGACTGAAGACTCTGGAGTGCAGGAGAGACCCAAATGGGACAACAAGGTTCAGTACCTGTTAACATGTATTGGCTTTGCAGTGGGAATTGGAAACGTCTGGCGTTTTCCCTACCTATGCCAAATCTATGGAGGAG GTGCATTCCTCATTCCCTATCTGATCGCGCTGGTGTTTCAGGGCATCCCTCTGCTCTACCTGGAGCTGGCCATAGGACAGAGGCTCCGCTTGGGCAGCATCGGTGTCTGGAACTCCATCTCACCATTTCTTGGTGGAGTTG GAATTGCCTCTATGATTGTGTCATTCCTGGTGTGCATTTTCTACAACACCATTATGGCCTGGGTGCTCTGGTACTTCTTTCACTCTTTCCAAAACCCCCTGCCGTGGAGCCAGTGTCCAATCAATGAGAGCCGCACAG GCTACGACGAAGAGTGTCAGAAGAGCACACCAGTGAATTACTTCTGGTACCGTGAGACACTGAACATCACACCTGACATTGAGATCAGTGGCTCCTTGCAGTGGTGGATGGTCGTTTGTCTGGCCAGCGCCTGGTGTGTGGTCTTCATCTGCTTCATCAAAGGCATCGAGTCCATGGGAAAG GCTGTATACGTGACAGCCACATTCCCTTACCTAGTGCTGACTATTTTCCTGATCCGTGCTCTCACTCTGCCCGGAGCGACTGATGGACTGTTGTACCTCTTCACTCCTGAT TGGAACATACTGATGGATCCTCGGGTTTGGCTGGATGCTGCTACCCagatcttcttctctctctctctggcctttGGAGGCCTCATAGCTTTCTCAAGCTATAATCCAGAGAG AAACAACTGTGAGACGGATGCTGTTGTAGTTGGGGTAGTAAATAGTGCCACATCTCTCTATGCCTCTATTTCTGTCTTCTCCATCCTGGGATTTAAAGCTACCACCGCCTTCAACAGCTGTCGAACAGA GAACATCTTGGCTCTGACCaaccattttcacatttcagaccAGAATATAACTCTTGTAAACTATGACAAGTGGGTTGAATATCTCGATACAACATATCCAGATGAGGTGGCCAGTTTGCAGCTGAGGGTCTGTGAACTGCAAAGATTCCTTGACCAG AGCGCGTCAGGTACTGGTCTGGCTTTTATTGTGTTCACCGAAGCAGTGCTGGAGATGCCAGGCTCGCAGGTATGGGCCATTCTCTTCTTCGTCATGCTCTTCAGCTTGGgcctctcctccatgtttggTAACTTAGAGGGAGTCCTCACCCCCATTAAAGACCTCAAACTACTGCCCAAGTGGATCCCTTTGGAGGCTGTAACAG GGGTCACCTGCTTGTTATCCTTCCTGATCAGTCTCATCTTCACCCTGGGTTCTGGGAACTACTGGGTGGAGGTCTTTAACAGCTACGTGGGCTCTGTGCCTCTGCTCATCATCGCATTTTTTGAGATTATTGGAGTCATTTATGTGCATGGAAtgaaaaa TTTCAGTGAAGATATCTATTTCATGACTGGGTCGAAGCCAAACATCTACTGGAAGGCCTGCTGGATGGTGATTAGTCCTTTAATGCTCCTGGTGGTGTTTGTTGCCTATATGATCGTCCAGGCAGAGAAACACCCCACCTATCCTGCTTGGGACCCATCTTAT GAATTATTCCCTGAAACTGATGTGAGGCCCTACCCAGACTGGGTGTTtgccatcatcatcctcctctctaCAGTACCTGTGATTCCCATCCCTCTGGTGGCTCTTTACAGACTGATCTGCCGGAGGAGAGTGTCCTCTGCTCGCACTGAGCCAAATCCCTACAGCAATGACGGCTTTGAGATTGAAACACAGGAGCAGTACAGCCGAAGAGATGAGAAACTGTAA
- the LOC119016500 gene encoding sodium-dependent neutral amino acid transporter B(0)AT1-like, with translation MRLVFPNPGLDQRIPTYEDIERMDKEEAGDRPKWDNKAQYILTCVGFCIGIGNVWRFPYLCQSHGGGAFLIPYLILLVLEGMPLLLMEFGIGQRLRKGSVGVWRAINPYLTGIGIASMLVSLLIGLYYNTLIAWIMWYLFNSFQNPLPWTQCPLNENGTEFVSECQRSSTVDYYFYRVTLNSSTSIDDSGGIHWPIVLCLLSAWTVIFICYIRGISTSGKAVYVTAILPYIVLAIFLIRGLTLKGAMNGVKFLFTPDVDELINPTTWLDAGAQVFYAFSLAWGGLISFSSYNPVHNNCMQDAVILSAITGLTSIYAATVTYTIIGFRATDRYDNCISDNIVTLSNAFDLPEGSITASNYEAALIYYSTSDPNTVLGLDLKICDMQKLLSEGVEGTGLAFIVFTEAITKMPGSPIWSVLFFVMLLCLGLSTLFGNIEGVVVPLRDLNVLPKKWPQEAVTGVTCLVAFIICLLFAQNSGVYWVTLFDNFAGSVPLLTIGLCEMIAVVYIYGIDRFNEDLKFMIGHRPSIFWQVSWRFISPLIVLVILVFYLVTQTQKKLTYLVWDPNSEKFPTMASVPYPSWINAVVFLLAGIPSLAVPLYALCRLVFVYCKKKRASEQKSPLP, from the exons ATGAGACTGGTATTTCCTAACCCAGGACTGGATCAGAGGATCCCCACCTATGAGGACATTGAGAGGATGGATAAGGAGGAGGCCGGGGACAGGCCCAAGTGGGACAACAAAGCCCAGTACATCTTAACCTGTGTCGGCTTCTGCATCGGGATTGGCAACGTGTGGCGTTTCCCGTACTTGTGTCAAAGTCATGGAGGAG GTGCCTTTTTGATCCCCTACTTGATCCTGCTGGTGTTGGAAGGAatgcctctgctgctgatggagtTTGGCATCGGCCAGCGTCTCAGGAAAGGCAGCGTGGGAGTGTGGAGGGCCATCAACCCGTATCTGACTGGTATTG GTATAGCCTCCATGCTGGTCTCCTTGTTGATTGGACTGTACTACAACACCTTGATAGCCTGGATCATGTGGTACCTCTTCAATTCCTTTCAAAACCCGCTGCCTTGGACCCAGTGTCCTCTCAATGAAAATGGCACAG AATTTGTATCAGAGTGTCAACGGAGCTCCACTGTGGATTACTACTTCTACAGAGTGACTCTAAATAGTTCGACCTCTATAGATGACTCTGGAGGAATCCACTGGCCCATCGTACTCTGCCTGCTTTCTGCCTGGACGGTCATTTTTATCTGTTACATACGGGGGATCAGCACTTCAGGCAAG GCAGTGTACGTCACAGCTATTCTGCCTTACATCGTGCTGGCTATTTTCCTGATCCGTGGACTGACTCTTAAAGGCGCGATGAATGGAGTAAAGTTCCTCTTCACACCAGAT GTGGACGAGTTGATTAATCCAACCACTTGGCTCGACGCAGGTGCCCAGGTCTTTTACGCCTTTAGCTTAGCATGGGGAGGCCTCATCTCCTTCTCAAGCTACAACCCTGTTCA CAACAACTGCATGCAGGATGCTGTGATCCTGTCTGCTATAACCGGTCTCACCTCAATCTATGCTGCCACAGTCACCTACACCATCATTGGCTTCAGGGCCACAGACAGATATGACAACTGTATCAGCGA TAACATCGTGACATTATCAAATGCATTTGACCTTCCTGAAGGCAGCATCACTGCAAGCAACTACGAGGCAGCCTTGATTTATTACAGCACATCCGATCCAAATACTGTTCTTGGACTGGACTTAAAAATCTGTGACATGCAGAAACTTCTCAGTGAG ggaGTGGAGGGAACCGGTCTGGCATTCATTGTGTTCACTGAAGCCATCACCAAGATGCCTGGTTCTCCGATCTGGTCTGTCCTCTTCTTCGTCATGCTTCTCTGCTTGGGACTCTCAACCTTGTTTGGCAACATTGAGGGAGTGGTGGTCCCGCTGAGAGACCTGAATGTTTTACCTAAAAAATGGCCCCAAGAAGCAGTGACTG gagtAACATGTCTTGTCGCCTTCATCATCTGCCTCCTATTTGCACAGAACTCAGGGGTGTATTGGGTAACTCTCTTTGACAACTTTGCTGGATCTGTTCCACTGCTGACCATCGGATTGTGTGAGATGATAGCTGTTGTTTACATCTACGGCATAGACAG GTTCAACGAAGACTTGAAGTTCATGATTGGACATAGGCCTTCCATCTTCTGGCAGGTTTCATGGAGGTTCATCAGTCCACTAATCGTTCTGGTTATTTTAGTTTTCTACCTGGTGACACAAACCCAAAAGAAGCTCACCTATTTAGTCTGGGATCCAAACTCT GAGAAATTCCCGACTATGGCGTCAGTACCGTACCCTTCATGGATCAACGCGGTCGTCTTTTTGTTGGCAGGGATCCCCAGTCTGGCAGTCCCTCTGTATGCGTTATGTAGGCTGGTGTTTGTTTACTGCAAGAAGAAAAGAGCGTCTGAGCAGAAAAGCCCTCTGCCCTAA